From one Lycium ferocissimum isolate CSIRO_LF1 chromosome 7, AGI_CSIRO_Lferr_CH_V1, whole genome shotgun sequence genomic stretch:
- the LOC132063141 gene encoding transcription factor MYB83-like translates to MRKPDHNNPSTMMKEKEKGNGNKAKLRKGLWSPEEDEKLMNYMLTNGQGCWSDIARNAGLQRCGKSCRLRWINYLRPDLKRGAFSPQEEELIVHLHSILGNRWSQIAARLPGRTDNEIKNFWNSTIKKRLKNNNNTPSPNTSDSSSEPRALMGGIFPMQGHDINVIAALCMDNSSSTTSASSMQAMVPSNQFNPFPQLDNTSYNITGLVGPMSLGQFDSNGGDGGFSDYGVVETYSMMGLGSDDFSVPPLEGVNKSTMGENNNNVNFSSNIVTAANDYNSMIEKKNTNGNNNNNNNQHLMNMSGGSDQSLKVEDYMVGFGNHHHWHGESLRIGEFDWEGLLANVSSLPYLDFQVE, encoded by the exons ATGAGGAAGCCAGATCATAACAATCCATCAACAATgatgaaggagaaggagaaaggGAATGGTAATAAGGCAAAATTAAGAAAAGGTTTATGGTCACCAGAGGAAGATGAGAAGCTGATGAATTACATGTTAACAAATGGGCAAGGGTGTTGGAGTGACATTGCTAGAAATGCTGGCTTGCAAAGGTGTGGCAAGAGTTGTCGCCTCCGATGGATTAATTACTTGAGGCCTGACCTTAAACGCGGCGCCTTTTCTCCTCAAGAAGAAGAACTCATTGTTCATTTGCATTCTATTCTTGGAAATAG GTGGTCACAAATAGCGGCTCGTCTTCCAGGAAGGACAGACAATGAAATCAAGAATTTCTGGAATTCCACAATAAAAAAGAGGctgaaaaataacaacaacacgcCGTCGCCTAACACCAGCGATTCATCTTCAGAGCCTAGAGCTCTCATGGGAGGAATATTCCCCATGCAAGGGCACGACATAAATGTTATCGCAGCCTTATGCATGGATAATTCCTCATCTACTACCTCAGCATCGTCCATGCAGGCAATGGTTCCTAGCAACCAGTTTAACCCTTTCCCTCAGCTTGACAATACAAGCTACAACATAACAGGATTAGTTGGACCAATGAGTTTAGGTCAGTTTGATAGTAATGGCGGTGATGGTGGATTTTCGGACTATGGTGTTGTGGAGACTTATAGTATGATGGGGTTAGGAAGTGATGATTTTTCAGTACCCCCATTAGAGGGGGTTAATAAGAGTACTATGGGggagaataataataatgttaattTTAGTAGTAACATTGTGACTGCTGCCAATGACTATAATTCCATGATTGAGAAGAAAAATACAAATggtaacaataacaacaacaacaaccaacacttGATGAATATGAGTGGGGGTAGTGATCAAAGCCTCAAGGTTGAAGACTATATGGTTGGTTTtgggaatcatcatcattggcATGGGGAAAGCTTAAGAATTGGAGAATTTGATTGGGAAGGTTTGTTGGCTAATGTTTCCTCCTTACCTTACCTTGATTTTCAAGTTGAATAA